One region of Armigeres subalbatus isolate Guangzhou_Male chromosome 3, GZ_Asu_2, whole genome shotgun sequence genomic DNA includes:
- the LOC134219509 gene encoding perlucin-like, translated as MSVGWIVFLFLAFGAVAHCIVYHISRAKKTWTAAIEYCKCYGMRLAVVDTREKQKALEQALIKSPIFNKFFTSVWIGASDREREGVFVWQPTAVRIKYSKWEKGMPDNGYGGEDCVHVFSANYTSLEWLWNDWRCNGVSNIACEKIENHKKC; from the exons ATGAGCGTTGGATGGATTGTTTTTCTCTTTCTTGCGTTTGGAGCTGTGGCACATTGCATAGTGTATCACATATCACGTGCAAAG AAAACATGGACCGCTGCTATTGAGTATTGTAAATGCTACGGAATGCGGCTGGCTGTGGTGGATACACGGGAAAAGCAAAAGGCACTTGAACAGGCCCTCATAAAATCGCCAATATTCAACAAATTCTTCACATCCGTATGGATTGGGGCAAGCGACAGGGAACGAGAGGGTGTCTTCGTATGGCAGCCAACGGCAGTACGAATTAAATACAGCAAATGGGAGAAAGGAATGCCGGACAATGGATATGGCGGGGAAGATTGCGTTCACGTATTTTCAGCCAACTATACCTCTCTGGAATGGTTGTGGAACGATTGGAGGTGTAATGGCGTTTCCAATATTGCAtgtgaaaaaatcgaaaatcacaaaaaatgttaa